A single region of the Pectinophora gossypiella chromosome 2, ilPecGoss1.1, whole genome shotgun sequence genome encodes:
- the LOC126375285 gene encoding ionotropic receptor 21a, which produces MKALLIFALIIITYHVISAELIEYYPSQNTLDNINGKINNKINKREIKSAESAKTDTDIMEANYKWRRFNKGILTDESPVKGHEKQIQNASEASKVVPSKRSVDPVFHGHPKTREELWNEHFLNESSAFDQTPSLIKLIHNITLTYLTDCTPVILYDYQVKSKEDYMFQNLLKGFPVTFVHGYIDDNYRVAEPKLLHPVRECLHYIVFITEVKKSAIVLGKQSDCKIVLIARSSQWAVQEFLAGPQSRMFINLLVIGQSFKEDDDNTLESPYILYTHKLYTDGLGSSMPIVLNSWTHGKFSRDVNLFPPKMISGYAGHRFVVSAANQPPFVVRRVKTDADGGNPRVTWDGIEIRLLKLLADRNNFSFEIVEPQEPTLGPGDAVVKEIAHGRADIGIAGMYMTYERFRDMDVTYAHSQDCAVFITLMSTALPRYRAILGPFHWHVWVALTFTYLFAIFPLAFSDKHTLRHLLHNSGEVENMFWYVFGTFTNCFTFLGKNSWSKTTKITTRLLIGWYWIFTIIITSCYTGSIIAFVTLPVFPETVDTIQQLLKGFYRIGTLDRGGWERWFFNSSDFLTNKLLNKLELVPNVEAGIRNTTKAFFWPYAFLGSQAELEYIVQANFTATKKRAVLHISNECFVPFGVIMGFPNNSLYTAKLNSDIMRMSQSGLVDKFVDEVRWEIQRSSTGKLLAVVPGVLKTVSVEEKGLTLEDTQGMFLLLAAGFLLAATALLSEWMGGFTRRCRQLRKKVNTPASANSRENLITTPKSDIDDEMKLATDETDSRLNFKTRSSTAESRDTLDGEIINVTEERIIVHNNLDYDDWDSRRSSSVDVDREVREIFEKDQSRRRFVTEEVIELSEEKREETASTGAFGDHLK; this is translated from the exons ATGAAGGCATTACTGATATttgctttaataataataacatatcaCGTCATATCTGCTGAGCTTATAGAATACTATCCTTCTCAGAACACTTTGGATAATATAAatggaaaaataaacaataaaattaataagcgAGAAATTAAAAGTGCTGAATCAGCTAAAACTGACACAGATATTATGGAAGCAAATTATAAATGGAGACGTTTTAATAAGGGTATATTAACAGATGAATCTCCAGTAAAGGGTCATGAAAAGCAAATCCAGAATGCAAGTGAAGCTTCGAAAGTTGTCCCGAGCAAACGTTCAGTTGATCCGGTTTTCCACGGACATCCTAAAACTAGGGAAGAATTATGGAACGAACATTTTCTCAATGAGAGTTCTGCGTTCGATCAAACGCCATCACTCATAAAGCTAATCCATAACATTACTTTGACATATCTAACTGACTGCACTCCGGTTATACTTTATGACTACCAAGTAAAATCTAAGGAAGACTATATGTTTCAAAATCTGTTAAAGGGATTTCCAGTTACATTTGTCCATGGATATATCGATGATAATTACAGAGTAGCCGAACCTAAACTGCTGCACCCTGTTCGAGAGTGCCTCcactatattgtttttataactGAAGTGAAAAAAAGTGCAATAGTATTAGGAAAACAATCCGACTGTAAAATAGTGTTGATTGCCAGATCCTCGCAATGGGCAGTCCAAGAATTTTTAGCCGGACCACAAAGTCGCatgtttattaatttacttgtCATAGGGCAAAGTTTCAAAGAAGATGATGACAATACCTTg GAATCACCATATATTCTGTACACGCATAAACTGTACACCGATGGATTAGGCAGTAGTATGCCAATCGTACTGAACTCCTGGACACATGGAAAGTTCTCGAGAGATGTTAATTTGTTCCCTCCGAAGATGATATCAGGTTACGCTGGTCATAGATTCGTGGTTTCAGCTGCCAATCAACCACCATTTGTTGTTAggag GGTAAAAACAGATGCCGATGGTGGCAATCCACGCGTTACGTGGGATGGAATTGAAATCAGATTGCTGAAATTATTAGCAGACAGGAATAATTTCTCTTTTGAAATAGTGGAGCCTCAAGAACCAACCCTAGG CCCAGGAGATGCAGTGGTTAAGGAGATAGCTCATGGTCGAGCTGATATAGGAATAGCAGGGATGTACATGACGTATGAGAGATTCCGGGACATGGATGTGACCTACGCGCACTCCCAAGATTGTGCTGTATTCATCACTTTGATGTCCACTGCTTTACCTAG ATACCGAGCTATTCTAGGTCCCTTCCATTGGCATGTGTGGGTGGCTCTTACCTTTACGTACCTGTTCGCTATATTCCCTCTAGCATTTTCTGATAAACATACCCTCCGCCATCTTCTGCATAACTCCGGAGAAGTAGAGAACATGTTTTGGTACGTTTTTGGCACTTTCACAAATTGCTTTACCTTTCTTGGGAAGAATTCTTGGAGCAAGACTACGAAGATCACTACAAGGCTTTTAATTG gatGGTATTGGATATTCACAATAATCATCACGAGTTGCTACACTGGATCTATTATTGCGTTTGTGACATTACCAGTTTTCCCTGAAACTGTGGATACTATACAACAACTACTGAAAGGATTTTATAGGATTGGCACTTTAG ATCGAGGAGGCTGGGAGCGATGGTTCTTCAACTCATCGGATTTCCTGACAAACAAATTGTTAAACAAGTTGGAATTGGTGCCAAATGTGGAGGCGGGTATCAGAAATACGACGAAAGCATTTTTCTGGCCTTACGCTTTCTTGGGATCTCAGGCAGAGCTTGAATATATTGTGCAAGCTAATTTTACTGCAACTAA GAAACGTGCAGTGCTGCATATTTCCAATGAATGTTTCGTCCCTTTTGGCGTTATCATGGGCTTTCCCAACAACTCCCTCTACACTGCCAAACTTAATAGCGATATCATGAGAATGTCACAAAGCGGTCTCGTTGACAAATTTGTGGACGAAGTCAGGTGGGAAATTCAGAGAAGCTCCACTGGGAAACTACTTGCG GTTGTTCCTGGAGTACTCAAAACTGTGTCGGTGGAAGAGAAGGGTCTAACTCTAGAAGACACTCAGGGAATGTTCCTTCTCCTAGCGGCTGGCTTTCTTCTTGCTGCTACTGCTCTTTTGTCGGAATGGATGGGAGGCTTCACTAGAAGGTGTCGACAACTGAGAAAGAAGGTTAATACACCAGCAAGTGCCAATTCAAGAGAAAACTTAATAACTACACCCAAATCGGACATAGATGATGAAATGAAGTTAGCTACTGATGAAACTGATAGTAGACTTAACTTTAAAACTAGATCTTCAACTGCTGAATCTAGAGATACTCTTGATGgggaaataataaatgtaactgAGGAAAGAATTATTGTTCACAATAACTTAGATTATGATGATTGGGACTCTAGAAGATCGAGTTCAGTGGACGTGGATAGAGAAGTGAGGGAGATATTTGAAAAAGACCAGAGTAGGAGAAGATTTGTTACTGAAGAAGTAATCGAATTGTCAGAAGAAAAAAGGGAAGAAACGGCATCCACTGGAGCATTCGGTGATCATTTGAAATAA